CGTTTTCTGCCATGAAAGCAGCAACTTCATTGTAGGACTGAATGCCGGCTTCAATCCTGTCTGAATCCAAGGCCAGTTTTTGCTGCCAAACCCACGGGGAGGCTAGAATGATCACAGCAAAAACAACGGCGATGATGATAACAACGACGCTAAGCTTTTTTCGAACAGGCTGTTTTCCGCTGCCGGATTCAATTTCCCAGCGCAGCGCAAAATTAAACTGTGTTCTTTCGTTCATTTGCCCCTCCAGTTAGTGGATATCTTCACGTAAGGCGAGCCCATACAGACTGCCATACTTCTGCCAGTTTTCCGCTAGGCTTGTATCTCCGTCCGCCTTAAACAGCGGCATCCAGTTATTTGGAAAACCCGTTTCAGTGTTGATCCGCAAACTTTTTCGGAAATATTCTTCCAGTCCCGGCCAGAGGCTGTACTCCCCGGTCAGATAGATTGTCCCTACCGAATTTCCGGCATGGCGGTCGGAATAGAAGTTCAATAGCTTGGATAATGCGGATATGATCGGGCTTAAATCTAATTTACCGGAAATATCGGAAAGTTCCTTCGGCGAACTGTACATACTAAGGTCAGCTTTTTTATCAGCTTTAGCGGCCATCTCTTTTTCTAAATCCTGATATGTGGACGAGATAGGTAATTCCTCTTCCAATAATTCGTAAGGCACAAATAGATCTTCCAGGACAAACTCATCTTTTTCTTTGACCGATTTGACGGATTCCAGCTGGGAATAATAGAATTCCGCAGCTTCTAATTCCTCCAGAGATAATGTTTCTTGATGATTCCGCAGGTTTTGGACCCTATAAAAATCGAGCTGCGGATAATCGTTATCTTTGGTCTCCAACCCAATTAATTCATCTAACAGATCAGAAGGTTCCTGGCCTGTTGATTGTGGCAAGTCTTCGGGAAAAACATGTTTTTCGGTATTGCCTGTTCTACTCGCATTTTGATTTCTTTCATCCGTATTGAGAGTTTCTTCTGCCTTAACGGTTTTCTCGTCCGTATTAACTTTTAAATCGGTAT
Above is a genomic segment from Dehalobacter sp. 12DCB1 containing:
- the pilM gene encoding pilus assembly protein PilM, whose amino-acid sequence is MKKHWLAVIGENELSIATIAVGKSKEIEIHMQASYKEPGGKNIGYAVPTGYDVSGLKNWLQYQRIPLHKLKIAVSGQGLITTIITLPNMADQELEKFIAGDMDEYLERYTDHYIVDYRILKKYQENGVPMLKVLLAAFPAEKMKQVQSFCRDLGIEPKTVDLTADCLARIYSFLAERMPAHAPQGNTEQGQNSNDFAIVSLNPGLIEFVLLENGSFFLYTDLKVNTDEKTVKAEETLNTDERNQNASRTGNTEKHVFPEDLPQSTGQEPSDLLDELIGLETKDNDYPQLDFYRVQNLRNHQETLSLEELEAAEFYYSQLESVKSVKEKDEFVLEDLFVPYELLEEELPISSTYQDLEKEMAAKADKKADLSMYSSPKELSDISGKLDLSPIISALSKLLNFYSDRHAGNSVGTIYLTGEYSLWPGLEEYFRKSLRINTETGFPNNWMPLFKADGDTSLAENWQKYGSLYGLALREDIH